A single genomic interval of Helianthus annuus cultivar XRQ/B chromosome 6, HanXRQr2.0-SUNRISE, whole genome shotgun sequence harbors:
- the LOC110863936 gene encoding mitochondrial fission 1 protein A: MNQFFESVNSFFSGGDQLPWCSRDIIAGCEKEVAEAANGASDEAKGESIMRLSWALVHSRQPEDVNRGIAMLEASIVSTNSPLQKREKIYLLAVGYYRNSDFSRSRILLEQCLEIAPDWRQALTLKKAIEDRVTKDGVIGIGISATAVGLIAGGFAAALMRRH; this comes from the exons ATGAACCAATTTTTCGAATCGGTAAATTCCTTCTTCTCCGGTGGAGATCAGCTCCCATGGTGCTCTCGCGACATCATTGCG GGTTGTGAGAAGGAAGTTGCCGAGGCTGCAAATGGCGCCTCTGATGAGGCGAAGGGTGAGAGCATCATGCGCTTATCTTGGGCCTTGGTTCACTCTAGGCAACCAGAAGATGTGAATCGTGGAATAGCTATGCTTGAAG CTTCAATAGTCAGTACCAACAGCCCATTGCAAAAGAGAGAGAAAATATATCTACTAGCTGTTGGATACTACCGAAATAGCGACTTTTCAAGGAGTAGGATCCTTCTTGAACAATGTTTGGAG ATTGCTCCAGATTGGAGGCAAGCTTTGACACTCAAAAAGGCAATAGAAGATCGCGTTACTAAAG ATGGTGTGATTGGAATTGGCATTAGTGCTACTGCTGTTGGACTTATAGCTGGCGGGTTTGCTGCAGCATTAATGCGGAGGCATTAA